DNA from Leptospira bandrabouensis:
AATCGCAGTCAAAAAACCATATTGCTTATAAGTTTTAAAAATATTAATGATATGATCATGGTCTTGCACCTCTTCGCCTTCCGTTAATTCAAACACCAATCGATTTAAAGGAAATTGAAATTCTTTACTTGCCTCAAGGGTCGCTCGAATACAAGTCTCTGGTTGGTAAACAGCATTCGGCAAAAAGTTAATATTCAAATAAGATGGAATCCCAATTTGACTTGCAAGTTGGATAGCTTTGATACGACAAGATTGATCAAACTGATATCTGTTATTGGAGTTTACTTTGGAAAGTATGGAATAAGCAGATTCCCCTTTGGTTCCACGAACCAGTGCTTCATGAGAATAAATATTTTTTTTGTTCCAATCAACAATGGGTTGGAAAGCCATTGTAAATGAAAAATCTAAACCTGCCCCATTGCGGCATTCGGCACAACTATATAATTTGGGAACCTTTCCTTCTTTTGTTGTAACTAGTTGGTCTTCGGGAAATTTTAATTTCATAATGCCGTTATATAACTTAGACGAAATCTATAATGGGAAACAAAAAATGGCAATTAGAATTTTGGAAGTTTTCCGAGTACATACCATACCACTACCAAAAATTGAAAGATAGCAGTAACAAGGAGAATACTATATGGTTTCGCATTCACTGCTTTTAGAGAACCAATCCTTGCCCCAAAAATCCCACCAAAACTTCCAATGATTGCTAATTCCAAATGTAACTTCCCTTGCATAAAAAAAAGCACACTGGTTCCAAAAGAAGTAAGAAAGATTCCTAAAAAAGACGTAGCCACCGCTTCCACAGGACTCATGCGAAAATAATAAACAAATAATGGAACAGCGAGAAATCCTCCGCCAATTCCAAATAAAGAAGAGAACAAACCAAAAAATATTCCCGTAAGAAGAACTATCGATATAGATTTGGGAGAGTAGGAAAAGGATTCTTCCTCGTTTTCGTTAATTTTCGAATCAGTTGCCCTTTGAGAATTTATATTTTGATTTGATCCAGATGATAAAGATCCAACCGACGGAATTGGATTTGAAATTTGTGACTGCACTTCTATCGATTGAAAGTATTTCCTTCTTCTCTTTAAAGCAGTGATCATATTATAAATTGCGAGGATGCCGAGAAAAAAAGTAAAAACAATGAGATAAATAAACTCCGATAATGGAATTCCGTAATACAGTTGTTTGCCGAGTTCTGTATCTTCAAATCTTCCAAACTTATAGGCAGTATACTGAGCCGAAGGAATTGATGTACAAAGCAAAAGTAGGCCTTGTTTCCAACGAATTTTATTATTTTTGTAATAAACTAAAAGTCCTGAAAGAGAAGACACAGGCAT
Protein-coding regions in this window:
- a CDS encoding EAL domain-containing protein, translating into MKLKFPEDQLVTTKEGKVPKLYSCAECRNGAGLDFSFTMAFQPIVDWNKKNIYSHEALVRGTKGESAYSILSKVNSNNRYQFDQSCRIKAIQLASQIGIPSYLNINFLPNAVYQPETCIRATLEASKEFQFPLNRLVFELTEGEEVQDHDHIINIFKTYKQYGFLTAIDDFGSGYSGLNLLAKFQPDLIKLDMELIRNIHTNSVAQKLTKAIANVCQEIGIAVIAEGVETTDELKVLVDMGISLYQGYLFSKPAFESAGEVVYPAI
- a CDS encoding sulfite exporter TauE/SafE family protein is translated as MDFNFQIYNEFVWGFWPGIIVVFGVGFFVGYLASFLGLGGGFIYTPFFHSFFHLTAVQAVAVSLAQMPVSSLSGLLVYYKNNKIRWKQGLLLLCTSIPSAQYTAYKFGRFEDTELGKQLYYGIPLSEFIYLIVFTFFLGILAIYNMITALKRRRKYFQSIEVQSQISNPIPSVGSLSSGSNQNINSQRATDSKINENEEESFSYSPKSISIVLLTGIFFGLFSSLFGIGGGFLAVPLFVYYFRMSPVEAVATSFLGIFLTSFGTSVLFFMQGKLHLELAIIGSFGGIFGARIGSLKAVNAKPYSILLVTAIFQFLVVVWYVLGKLPKF